The following proteins are encoded in a genomic region of Hydra vulgaris chromosome 05, alternate assembly HydraT2T_AEP:
- the LOC136080266 gene encoding universal stress protein Slr1101-like — MEGRINAIAIDDSITSERAFSWYLNHYHKTDDKLLLIHIHQMPQLPPMGLSGALVAQSLTRSFHEMVEDSIKESKHAIAKFESQCRERNIKHEVIFEDDFHSPGNMICDMAQKHKAEAIIMGQRGLGTMKRLLLGSTSDYVLHHANVPVVIVPPPSEN; from the coding sequence atggaGGGCAGAATCAATGCAATTGCAATTGATGACAGTATAACTAGTGAACGTGCGTTTTCGTGGTACTTAAACCACTATCATAAAACTGATGATAAATTGCTTTTAATCCATATTCATCAAATGCCTCAATTGCCACCAATGGGTTTGTCAGGTGCTTTAGTTGCTCAAAGCCTAACCAGAAGTTTCCATGAAATGGTAGAGGATAGCATAAAGGAAAGCAAACATGCTATTGCAAAGTTCGAATCACAGTGCCGTGAACGCAATATTAAACATGAAGTAATCTTTGAAGATGATTTCCATTCTCCAGGAAATATGATTTGTGACATGGCTCAAAAGCATAAAGCTGAAGCTATCATCATGGGTCAGCGTGGGTTGGGCACCATGAAAAGATTATTGTTAGGAAGCACAAGTGATTATGTACTGCACCACGCTAATGTACCAGTGGTTATAGTCCCACCCCCCTCCGAAAATTAg
- the LOC136080267 gene encoding zinc finger MYM-type protein 1-like codes for MDVPVLKKWMNRPEKYKWISPDVTNEIVLDISLVIQRELSNTIKKRDFFGFMMDESSDITEKEQVSISFRTVDDEFQINEDFCGFYETATTKSKDLFLIIKDVLLRSNLRLENCRGQCYDGAAAMSSEIAGLQKLVLQQESRALYVHCRAHNLNLVIQDEIKNIPDIENIMSLVQKFIAFTRGSPKRLAWFSSLKDQNESEDGHQNGTSFRPFCPTRWIMRKPSLISITSNYRSLLVWLEDLTTNPDFTKCRVEAMAFLSSFQVFDTFFKLEFLRIIFTILEDSSIQLQGSQLNFSKAESIIQTLKQILRSLRTESRFKTLFDAATESAKIMDLDEPALPRKRKVPAKIEVGFRDTYYQPNDPKEMYKNLYFISLDAVLVSLTDRFESTETTRHLTRVEEFVIGSNNTECSIDYIKNFYKDDFTNYQRLQPHRDLFIDEAMRKKVQLVDFQSALDFIRAKEQIGLRSIVSEIVRFIKIILV; via the exons ATGGATGTACCAGTCTTGAAAAAATGGATGAATCGACCAGAGAAGTACAAGTGGATATCACCAGATGTAACAAATGAAATTGTGTTGGATATTTCGTTAGTTATCCAACGTGAATTATCAAACACGATAAAAAAGAGGGATTTTTTTGGATTCATGATGGATGAATCGTCCGATATTACGGAAAAAGAGCAG gtaTCGATATCCTTCCGTACTGTGGATGATGAGTTCCAAATTAATGAGGATTTTTGTGGATTTTATGAGACAGCCACAACTAAAAGCAAggatttgtttttgattataaaagACGTCCTTCTTCGCTCCAATTTAAGGCTCGAGAACTGTCGGGGACAGTGCTACGATGGAGCTGCTGCCATGTCTTCTGAAATAGCTGGCTTGCAAAAACTTGTTCTTCAACAAGAAAGCAGAGCCCTTTATGTTCATTGCAGAGCTCACAACTTAAATTTGGTAATacaagatgaaataaaaaacatcccTGATATAGAAAACATCATGTCACTCGTTCAAAAGTTTATCGCTTTTACCAGAGGCTCACCAAAGAGGCTCGCTTGGTTTTCAAGCCTAAAAGATCAAAATGAAAGCGAAGACGGACACCAAAATGGAACATCATTTAGACCTTTTTGCCCAACCAGATGGATAATGCGCAAGCCATCACTAATATCTATTACCAGTAATTACAGATCACTTTTGGTTTGGCTGGAAGACCTTACCACCAACCCTGACTTTACCAAATGCCGAGTGGAAGCAATGGCTTTTTTGTCTTCTTTTCAGGTTTTTGACACCTTTTTTAAGTTGGAATTTCTTCGAATCATTTTTACCATCCTAGAAGATTCAAGCATTCAACTTCAGGGAAGCCAACTAAACTTTAGTAAGGCTGAATCCATCATTCAGACCCTGAAACAAATATTGAGATCTTTGCGTACTGAGTCACGTTTTAAAACACTTTTCGATGCGGCAACTGAATCTGCTAAAATAATGGATTTAGACGAACCAGCTCTGCCCAGGAAAAGGAAAGTACCTGCAAAAATTGAAGTTGGTTTCAGGGATACTTATTACCAGCCAAATGACCCAAAAGAGATGTACAAGAACTTATACTTTATCAGTCTAGATGCAGTTTTAGTTAGTCTAACCGATAGATTTGAATCAACTGAAACCACTCGCCATTTAACAAGAGTCGAAGAGTTTGTTATTGGATCAAATAATACTGAATGCAGTATTGACTACATAAAAAACTTCTACAAGGAcgattttacaaattatcaaagACTACAGCCTCACCGGGACCTTTTCATTGACGAAGCTATGAGAAAAAAAGTCCAGTTAGTAGATTTTCAATCAGCTCTAGATTTTATCCGTGCTAAAGAACAAATTGGATTGAGAAGCATTGTCTCGGAAATTGTccgttttataaagattattttggTCTAG
- the LOC136080268 gene encoding uncharacterized protein LOC136080268: protein MSKSLINFNSDVQLCENSEIELCENSEIELYENSEDDSEITEGELTFNGEVELCENSEPLFSQSLTSLFSQNSISLREVEHSEVDFSSTSGGCTCCVPNCFNNSKRNKNLSFYVIPKEKVLRKLWLAKISRKDFSPSSSNRVCSAHFQGNKKTYMNNVPTIIPKTVKLTARVPRKTKNSLGLIHKTIQIPYSEELSTPVLSYEETLKQENKILKDQIEDIIKEKQALENTQKEAICKLNDKILLSQFTVERFKHNKEHFKFYTGFENFELFKVVMKFLEPEIYSLNYWGSMSTVADDLSENSSSKTRGRSRILNVEEEFFMVLIRLRCAFPIEDLAIRFNISSSTTSRILITWYDFLHIKFRSIPIWPTKKLVNETMPSCFKDVYPNTRVFIDCTEIFTVMPTSYRTQSAMFSKYKHHHTAKGLIGIAPSGAITFVSDLYAGRSSDKQITNHCGILKLLEKGDSLMADRGFDIVNDLPKGISLNIPPFLEGDFQLTLEKELETRRIASVRIHVERAIARIKNYRILQNTFPLSMAADMNKIWVIVCYLVTFLPPLIKTDSK, encoded by the coding sequence atgtcGAAAAgcctaataaattttaacagtGATGTTCAATTATGTGAAAACAGTGAGATTGAACTTTGTGAAAACAGTGAAATTGAACTTTATGAAAACAGTGAAGATGATAGTGAAATTACTGAAGGTGAACTCACTTTTAACGGAGAAGTTGAACTTTGCGAAAACAGTGAACCACTCTTTTCACAAAGTTTAACTTCACTCTTTTCACAGAATTCGATCTCACTGAGAGAAGTTGAACACAGTGAAGTTGACTTCAGTTCAACAAGTGGTGGATGTACTTGTTGTGTaccaaattgttttaataattctaagcgtaataaaaacttatcattttATGTTATACCCAAGGAAAAAGTGTTAAGAAAGTTATGGTTAGCCAAAATTAGCAGAAAAGACTTTAGTCCTTCTTCTTCAAACAGAGTTTGTTCAGCACACTTTCAagggaacaaaaaaacttatatgaatAATGTTCCAACAATTATTCCAAAAACAGTTAAGCTAACTGCTCGTGTACCAAGGAAAACCAAAAATAGCCTTGGTTTAATAcataaaacaatacaaataCCTTATAGTGAAGAACTATCGACACCTGTTTTAAGCTACGAAGAAacattaaaacaagaaaataaaattcttaaagatCAAATTGAGgacattataaaagaaaaacaagcgTTAGAAAACACTCAAAAAGAAGCTATATGTAAGCTCAATGACAAAATACTTCTATCACAATTTACAGTTGAAAGGTTTAAACATAACAAAGaacatttcaaattttacacaggttttgaaaattttgaactatttaaagTAGTCATGAAGTTTTTAGAACCAGAAATATATTCACTAAATTATTGGGGTTCAATGTCTACTGTTGCTGACGATTTAAGTGAAAATTCTTCATCTAAAACAAGAGGAAGATCACGTATATTAAACGTTGAAGAGGAATTTTTCATGGTGCTAATTCGACTACGTTGCGCCTTTCCTATAGAAGATTTAGCAATACGGTTTAATATTTCATCAAGCACTACCAGTAGGATATTAATTACTTGGTATGATTTTTTGCACATAAAATTTAGATCAATTCCAATATGGCCAACAAAAAAACTAGTTAATGAAACAATGCCTAGCTGCTTTAAAGATGTATACCCTAATACTCGTGTATTTATAGACTGTACAGAAATATTTACTGTGATGCCAACTAGCTATCGCACTCAATCAGCtatgttttcaaaatataaacatcaTCACACAGCAAAGGGTTTGATTGGTATTGCACCGAGTGGTGCCATTACATTTGTATCTGATTTATATGCTGGAAGATCAAGTGATAAACAGATAACAAATCACTGTGGCatactaaaattattagaaaaaggTGATAGCCTGATGGCTGATAGAGGTTTCGATATCGTAAATGACTTACCAAAAGGAATTAGTCTCAACATACCACCATTTCTTGAAGGCGATTTTCAACTTACATtggaaaaagaattagaaaCAAGACGAATTGCATCTGTGCGAATTCATGTCGAACGTGCAATTGCAAGAATCAAAAACTACAGAATATTACAAAACACATTTCCACTTTCAATGGCTGCTGACATGAACAAAATATGGGTCATAGTTTGTTATTTAGTTACTTTTCTGCCACCTCTAATAAAAACTGATAGCAAATAA
- the LOC136080269 gene encoding piggyBac transposable element-derived protein 4-like: MGIVHKPNLNMYWSTDDLYWTPIFSKTMSRDRFKVILKFLHFNNNNDPNLILNDPNRDRLHKVRPFVNMIRERCRKVYSPGQHLSVDESLVLFKDRLHFCQYIKTKRARFGIKVYELTTADGITLDFLAYCGTGMYDDDKNSTMPLSQRIPIELMGPFLNKGHIVFTDNYYTSPSLASYLLSKKTYICGTICANRKHYSKEILNDQLAKGTAVFYKTRNEDNKMLACKYRATKDKSGNKQKVVYMLSTYHNPVMVETGKSDKMVTYSNHQWSSHTMCIWVVLTG, encoded by the coding sequence ATGGGTATTGTACATAAACCAAATTTGAACATGTATTGGTCCACTGATGATCTTTATTGGACTCCAATCTTTTCAAAAACCATGTCTCGAGACCGTTTCAAAGTTATCCTCAAATTTCTTCATttcaataacaataatgatCCCAATCTTATTCTTAATGATCCTAATAGAGATCGATTGCATAAGGTCAGACCATTTGTCAATATGATTAGAGAGCGTTGTCGAAAAGTTTACAGTCCAGGACAACACTTGAGTGTTGATGAATCCCTTGTTCTTTTTAAGGACAGATTacatttttgtcaatatataaAGACAAAAAGAGCACGATTTGGAATAAAGGTATATGAGTTGACTACAGCTGATGGTATTACACTTGATTTCTTAGCGTATTGTGGTACTGGGATGTATGATGATGACAAAAATTCTACAATGCCTTTAAGCCAACGTATACCAATAGAGCTGATGGGACCATTTCTAAATAAAGGTCATATAGTTTTTACTGATAATTACTATACAAGCCCTTCTCTTGCCAGCTACCTCTTGTCCAAGAAGACTTATATTTGTGGAACTATTTGCGCAAACCGAAAACACTACAGCAAAGAGATATTAAATGATCAACTTGCAAAAGGCACTGCTGTTTTTTACAAAACTCGCAACGAAGACAATAAAATGTTAGCCTGCAAATATCGTGCAACTAAAGACAAATCAGgtaacaaacaaaaagttgtttacATGCTGTCAACATATCACAATCCAGTGATGGTAGAAACAGGAAAATCTGATAAAATGGTAACATACTCAAACCATCAATGGTCAAGTCATACAATGTGCATATGGGTGGTGTTGACCGGGTAG